The following proteins are encoded in a genomic region of Vulpes vulpes isolate BD-2025 chromosome X, VulVul3, whole genome shotgun sequence:
- the TCEAL3 gene encoding transcription elongation factor A protein-like 3 isoform X1 — protein MTCISEGCCTRTCDAPGLCVYPQHSTRLEKEEEPVQNPCRTRKRRGNLNMEKLYNENEGKLEIKGQPEDEVEPEDEGKSDEEEKLEEEGKPGHEGKLQNKGQPDDEGKQEKQGKSENEGKPHGEGKPGSQAKPEGEPRAAEKRPAEDYVPRKAKRKTDRGTDDSPKDYQEDLQEKHLGSEEMMRECGDMSRAQEELRKKQRMGGFHWMQRDVQDPFAPRGQRGVRGVRGGGRGQRGLHDIPYL, from the exons ATGACGTGCATCTCAGAGGGATGCTGTACGAGGACCTGCGATGCGCCAG GTCTGTGTGTCTATCCCCAGCACTCTACAAGGCTAGAAAAGGAGGAGGAACCTGTCCAGAATCCCTGCAG gacaaggaaaagaaggggaaatcTCAACATGGAAAAACTCtacaatgaaaatgaaggaaagctgGAAATCAAGGGACAGCCAGAAGATGAAGTAGAGcctgaagatgaaggaaaatcagatgaggaagaaaagctggaagaggaagggaagccaGGGCATGAGGGAAAGCTCCAGAATAAGGGACAGCCAGATGATGAGGGAAAGCAAGAAAAGCAGGGCAAGTCTGAAAATGAGGGAAAACCACATGGTGAGGGCAAGCCAGGATCCCAGGCAAAGCCTGAGGGTGAGCCACGGGCTGCCGAAAAGCGCCCAGCTGAAGATTATGTGCCgaggaaagcaaaaagaaaaacggACAGGGGGACGGACGATTCCCCCAAGGACTATCAAGAGGACTTACAGGAAAAGCACCTGGGAAGTGAGGAGATGATGAGAGAATGTGGAGATATGTCAAGGGCTCAGGAAGAATTAAGGAAAAAACAGAGAATGGGTGGTTTTCATTGGATGCAAAGAGATGTACAGGATCCGTTTGCCCCAAGGGGGCAACGAGGTGTCAGGGGAGTGAGGGGCGGAGGTAGAGGCCAAAGGGGTTTACATGATATCCCATATCTTTAA
- the TCEAL3 gene encoding transcription elongation factor A protein-like 3 isoform X2, producing MEKLYNENEGKLEIKGQPEDEVEPEDEGKSDEEEKLEEEGKPGHEGKLQNKGQPDDEGKQEKQGKSENEGKPHGEGKPGSQAKPEGEPRAAEKRPAEDYVPRKAKRKTDRGTDDSPKDYQEDLQEKHLGSEEMMRECGDMSRAQEELRKKQRMGGFHWMQRDVQDPFAPRGQRGVRGVRGGGRGQRGLHDIPYL from the coding sequence ATGGAAAAACTCtacaatgaaaatgaaggaaagctgGAAATCAAGGGACAGCCAGAAGATGAAGTAGAGcctgaagatgaaggaaaatcagatgaggaagaaaagctggaagaggaagggaagccaGGGCATGAGGGAAAGCTCCAGAATAAGGGACAGCCAGATGATGAGGGAAAGCAAGAAAAGCAGGGCAAGTCTGAAAATGAGGGAAAACCACATGGTGAGGGCAAGCCAGGATCCCAGGCAAAGCCTGAGGGTGAGCCACGGGCTGCCGAAAAGCGCCCAGCTGAAGATTATGTGCCgaggaaagcaaaaagaaaaacggACAGGGGGACGGACGATTCCCCCAAGGACTATCAAGAGGACTTACAGGAAAAGCACCTGGGAAGTGAGGAGATGATGAGAGAATGTGGAGATATGTCAAGGGCTCAGGAAGAATTAAGGAAAAAACAGAGAATGGGTGGTTTTCATTGGATGCAAAGAGATGTACAGGATCCGTTTGCCCCAAGGGGGCAACGAGGTGTCAGGGGAGTGAGGGGCGGAGGTAGAGGCCAAAGGGGTTTACATGATATCCCATATCTTTAA